From a region of the Alphaproteobacteria bacterium genome:
- the moaA gene encoding GTP 3',8-cyclase MoaA, whose protein sequence is MIDPFGRHISYLRVSVTDRCDFRCVYCMSEDMTFLPKAEILSLEELERLCSTFVKLGVRKLRMTGGEPLVRRNIMWLFRQLGRHLESGALDELTLTTNGSQLAKYARELAEIGVRRVNVSLDTLDPEKFQKITRWGRFEQVMEGIAAAKDAGLGVKINAVALKGVNDNELHDMVRWCGAGGYDLTFIEVMPMGDIGGEMRFDQYLPLSAVRAELQKQWTLNESNFDSGGPARYVEVAETGRKIGFITPLTHNFCESCNRVRLTCTGTLYMCLGQEDAADLRAPLRASDDDDLLIAAINEAIGRKPKGHDFIIDRRNTGPAVGRHMSVTGG, encoded by the coding sequence ATGATTGACCCCTTTGGTCGTCATATTTCCTATTTACGCGTATCGGTAACGGACCGGTGCGACTTCCGGTGCGTCTACTGCATGTCGGAAGACATGACCTTTCTGCCGAAGGCGGAAATTCTGTCGTTGGAGGAACTGGAGCGGCTTTGCAGCACCTTCGTGAAGCTTGGCGTGCGGAAACTGCGCATGACCGGTGGCGAACCGCTGGTCCGGCGCAACATCATGTGGCTGTTCCGTCAACTGGGACGACATCTGGAATCCGGTGCGTTGGACGAACTCACACTGACGACGAATGGCAGCCAGCTTGCGAAATATGCCCGGGAACTGGCGGAAATCGGCGTCCGCCGCGTCAATGTTTCGCTGGATACGCTAGACCCGGAGAAGTTCCAGAAGATCACCCGCTGGGGCCGCTTTGAACAGGTAATGGAAGGCATTGCCGCCGCCAAGGATGCCGGGCTCGGCGTCAAGATCAACGCCGTTGCGCTGAAGGGCGTCAACGACAACGAACTGCATGACATGGTGCGCTGGTGCGGCGCCGGCGGCTATGATCTGACCTTCATCGAGGTCATGCCGATGGGCGATATCGGCGGTGAAATGCGGTTCGACCAGTACCTGCCGCTTTCGGCGGTGCGGGCGGAACTGCAGAAACAGTGGACGCTGAACGAATCGAATTTCGATTCCGGCGGACCGGCTCGCTATGTCGAGGTTGCCGAAACCGGCCGAAAAATCGGCTTTATCACGCCGTTGACTCACAATTTCTGCGAATCCTGCAATCGGGTCCGGCTGACCTGTACCGGAACCCTGTACATGTGTCTGGGACAGGAAGACGCCGCCGATCTGCGCGCGCCCTTGCGGGCGAGCGATGACGACGATCTGCTGATTGCCGCCATCAACGAGGCTATCGGCCGCAAGCCGAAAGGCCATGACTTCATCATCGACCGCCGCAATACAGGCCCGGCCGTAGGCCGCCATATGAGTGTCACTGGCGGTTAA
- a CDS encoding histidine phosphotransferase family protein, with product MPELLDIRITELLCARLCHELASPVGAINNGIEMIQEFDESMLPDAMPLIASSASLVAERLKFYRMAYGRAGTASIVSDAEVRELAAGYLSYSRCRLDWPEGAGISEWSEGWGKLVLNLLPFATEILPRGGTIRIGFEDHAGHVGVSVIAEGEGARVPDECHAALEAGASVDGLTPRSVHAYFLTRLADRLSTRVVIDDSVAGQTTLSVLLAR from the coding sequence GTGCCAGAGCTTCTTGATATCAGGATTACCGAATTGTTGTGCGCCCGGTTATGCCATGAACTGGCGAGCCCGGTCGGCGCGATCAACAATGGTATTGAAATGATACAGGAATTTGACGAGTCCATGCTGCCGGACGCCATGCCGCTGATTGCCAGCAGCGCCTCCCTCGTGGCGGAAAGACTTAAATTTTACCGCATGGCTTACGGCCGGGCCGGCACGGCGTCCATTGTCTCCGATGCGGAGGTCAGGGAACTGGCGGCAGGATACCTGTCGTACAGTCGGTGCCGTCTGGATTGGCCGGAAGGCGCCGGCATTTCGGAATGGTCGGAGGGCTGGGGAAAACTGGTGCTGAACCTGTTGCCGTTTGCAACGGAGATACTGCCTCGGGGCGGGACGATCCGCATTGGCTTTGAAGATCACGCGGGCCATGTAGGGGTCTCCGTTATCGCGGAGGGGGAAGGCGCGCGCGTTCCAGACGAGTGCCACGCTGCGCTCGAAGCCGGCGCAAGTGTCGACGGGTTGACCCCGCGAAGCGTTCACGCCTATTTCCTGACCCGGTTGGCGGACCGGCTGTCGACCCGTGTGGTGATCGACGATAGCGTTGCAGGGCAGACCACGCTTTCTGTTCTGCTCGCGCGGTAA
- a CDS encoding alpha/beta hydrolase, whose translation MPDIRLNFVRQGKGAPPIVFVHGYLCRLEDWRFQVSHFSKSHETIALDLRGMGRSPLGEKPLTIDQLGQDVADLLAQEDLKGAILVGHSMGCRVVTEACTRAPDRVAGIVLVDGSRTVGTREEQYAAYDRALAAKGFERLVTDMFAGMFFGAPPDWAAEKLAQVAAMPESTAVPLSKNMVDYDKRRMEQAMAEVKVPVLIVQSTDRGADGGRRPVGKDEKLALQQLVEASVAVSDTLNLVGPGHFNMIEAPEAVNARIDQFLAQRITGS comes from the coding sequence ATGCCGGATATCAGACTGAATTTTGTGCGTCAGGGGAAAGGCGCGCCGCCAATCGTCTTTGTCCACGGGTATCTCTGCCGGCTGGAAGACTGGCGTTTCCAGGTTTCGCATTTCTCAAAATCCCACGAAACGATTGCGCTAGACCTGCGGGGCATGGGGCGGTCCCCGCTGGGCGAGAAACCGCTGACAATCGACCAGCTTGGCCAGGATGTCGCCGACCTGCTGGCGCAGGAAGACCTGAAAGGCGCCATCCTTGTGGGGCATTCCATGGGGTGCCGTGTCGTTACGGAGGCCTGTACACGGGCGCCCGACCGGGTCGCGGGCATCGTGCTGGTCGATGGCAGCCGTACGGTGGGGACGAGGGAAGAACAATACGCGGCTTATGACAGGGCGCTGGCCGCGAAAGGCTTCGAAAGGCTGGTAACCGACATGTTCGCGGGAATGTTCTTCGGCGCCCCGCCGGACTGGGCGGCGGAAAAGCTGGCCCAGGTCGCGGCAATGCCGGAATCGACCGCCGTGCCCCTGTCCAAAAACATGGTCGATTACGACAAGCGACGCATGGAACAGGCGATGGCCGAGGTAAAGGTACCGGTACTGATCGTCCAGAGTACGGACCGTGGCGCCGATGGCGGTCGCCGCCCGGTCGGCAAGGATGAGAAGCTGGCGTTGCAGCAGCTTGTCGAAGCATCCGTCGCGGTCAGCGACACGCTGAACCTGGTGGGGCCCGGACATTTCAACATGATCGAGGCGCCGGAAGCGGTGAATGCCCGTATCGATCAGTTTCTCGCGCAGCGGATTACCGGTTCGTAA
- a CDS encoding diguanylate cyclase, whose translation MAGWEHRSGGEPIDTSGVLSSIDSAIDETAEWLQKWHRSVICNEAADQIVVSEYSQFLTRFGSWMDLNRDRGLLDQSAFRSLAQSYEAMHEFGRFLAQKAALGTAIPTAEYDAFTEKIQRFNLQARRIREAFRMAVSELDPLTGLQNRQVMMQVLERERERALRAGTPCCIVLADIDHFKLVNDTHGHPAGDHVLRMVAGRFLSKLRPYDEIFRYGGEEFLICLPSAGDERAIEIVERLRLSLADQPILLPDGTALPLTASFGLCLADESITLKQTIEFADEALYAAKSGGRNRVQMWRNGPKE comes from the coding sequence ATGGCAGGGTGGGAACATCGATCCGGAGGCGAACCCATTGATACGAGCGGCGTTCTGAGCAGTATTGATTCGGCTATCGACGAAACCGCCGAATGGCTGCAGAAGTGGCATCGTTCAGTCATCTGTAACGAGGCGGCCGATCAGATCGTCGTATCGGAATACTCGCAGTTTCTGACCCGATTCGGGAGCTGGATGGACCTGAATCGGGACCGCGGGCTGCTGGACCAGTCGGCGTTTCGTTCGCTCGCCCAATCCTATGAGGCAATGCATGAGTTCGGCCGTTTCCTGGCCCAGAAGGCTGCGTTGGGCACGGCGATTCCGACAGCCGAATATGATGCGTTTACGGAGAAGATTCAGCGCTTCAACCTGCAGGCCCGGCGCATTCGTGAAGCGTTCCGCATGGCCGTTTCGGAACTGGATCCGCTGACCGGATTGCAGAACCGGCAGGTCATGATGCAGGTCCTGGAACGCGAGCGTGAGCGGGCGCTGCGCGCGGGCACGCCGTGCTGCATCGTTCTGGCGGACATCGACCATTTCAAACTGGTGAACGACACCCACGGCCATCCCGCCGGCGACCACGTGTTGCGCATGGTCGCGGGACGCTTTCTGTCGAAGCTGCGACCGTATGACGAAATTTTCCGGTATGGCGGCGAGGAGTTTCTGATCTGCCTGCCCAGCGCCGGCGATGAGCGCGCCATCGAAATTGTCGAGCGCCTGCGCCTGTCCCTGGCGGACCAGCCGATCCTGCTGCCGGATGGCACGGCGTTGCCGCTGACCGCGTCTTTCGGTCTGTGCCTCGCCGATGAGTCGATCACCCTGAAGCAGACCATAGAATTTGCGGACGAAGCGTTGTATGCGGCCAAGAGCGGCGGGCGCAACCGGGTGCAGATGTGGCGGAACGGACCGAAGGAATGA
- a CDS encoding LLM class F420-dependent oxidoreductase encodes MKIGAIIFATEYTIPIDELARELEQRGFDSLVLPEHTHIPTSRISPWPGGAELPREYSNTYDPFIALSFAAAATSTLKLATGICLVAQRDPIVTAKSVASLDVLSGGRVIFGIGGGWNVEEMNHHGVEYKTRFKQLREHVLAMKALWTEDEASFSGNFVNFGPTWCWPKPAQKPHPPVIIGGETDYTINRVIEFGDGWLPRASAKFDPAEGMTRLRQAADKAGRDMSTLSVTVFRAPPDAQVLESYAQAGIERSLLMLPTADRDTVLRLLDEYTPLAG; translated from the coding sequence ATGAAAATCGGCGCAATTATCTTTGCCACGGAATACACGATCCCGATTGACGAACTGGCCCGCGAGCTGGAACAGCGCGGCTTCGACTCGCTCGTTCTGCCGGAGCACACCCATATCCCGACCAGCCGCATATCGCCCTGGCCGGGCGGCGCCGAACTGCCGCGGGAATACTCAAATACCTATGATCCGTTCATCGCCCTGTCCTTCGCCGCAGCGGCGACCAGCACGCTGAAACTGGCGACCGGCATCTGCCTTGTGGCGCAGCGCGACCCGATCGTCACGGCGAAGTCCGTCGCAAGCCTGGATGTCCTGTCCGGCGGCCGCGTCATCTTCGGTATCGGCGGCGGCTGGAACGTGGAGGAAATGAACCACCACGGCGTTGAATACAAAACCCGCTTCAAGCAGTTGCGCGAGCATGTCCTGGCGATGAAAGCCCTGTGGACGGAAGACGAAGCCTCCTTTTCAGGCAATTTCGTCAATTTCGGACCCACCTGGTGCTGGCCGAAGCCGGCCCAGAAACCGCATCCGCCCGTCATCATCGGCGGCGAAACGGATTACACGATCAACCGGGTTATCGAATTCGGCGACGGCTGGCTGCCGCGCGCGAGCGCGAAATTCGACCCGGCCGAAGGCATGACCCGGCTGCGTCAGGCCGCTGACAAGGCCGGCCGTGACATGTCCACCCTGTCGGTCACCGTCTTCCGGGCGCCGCCCGACGCACAGGTCCTCGAATCCTATGCGCAGGCGGGGATCGAACGGTCGCTGCTGATGCTGCCGACGGCCGACCGGGATACGGTGCTCAGGCTACTCGACGAGTACACGCCCCTCGCCGGATAA
- a CDS encoding AAA family ATPase has translation MAKRLTTLDDILAKRFEINELFTPSTPVTVAELFAGRSGQMLRIIDAIAERGRHVILYGERGVGKTSLARIIPYVIPAKTDRIQYYRVQAFPTDNFHTLAKKIFKRIKFRGDVGDGDQEYDVADLYPDTITPDDFVSECGQFLESDIPVIVIDEFNEIRDDEAPVMIANVIKALSDSGTNVTIIVVGVADSVGALIEHHESIQRCTEEILMPRMNKEELVEVLDPRLKQLDFTIKGDAKWKIINLAKGLPAYVHGLGKHACLSAITTGKRLRIEEADVDTAIDDLIKASDQSFKDAYESATRSNQPGNLLKQVLTACALARPDESGYFTPVAVKEPLSDILGRPIEIANFQNHLKAFIDPKRKEILQRLGEPRAYRFRFRQPAMQPYVLMKAMTENIIGEDAKRALSFPEQADLFST, from the coding sequence ATGGCGAAACGGCTGACCACGCTTGACGATATTTTGGCTAAACGGTTTGAAATAAACGAGCTATTTACCCCATCGACACCTGTTACCGTCGCTGAGCTGTTTGCTGGGCGGTCAGGGCAGATGCTTCGTATTATCGACGCAATCGCGGAAAGGGGCAGGCACGTAATTTTGTACGGGGAAAGGGGTGTGGGGAAAACATCATTAGCGAGAATAATTCCATACGTTATCCCGGCGAAAACAGATCGAATCCAGTATTACCGGGTCCAAGCATTCCCCACCGATAATTTCCACACGCTGGCAAAAAAAATATTCAAGCGAATAAAGTTTCGAGGCGATGTTGGAGATGGTGACCAAGAATATGATGTTGCCGACTTGTACCCAGACACCATTACGCCTGATGATTTTGTTTCCGAGTGCGGCCAATTCTTAGAAAGCGACATCCCCGTTATCGTTATCGATGAATTTAATGAAATCCGCGACGATGAAGCGCCAGTCATGATAGCGAATGTGATAAAGGCTCTCTCAGATTCTGGAACCAATGTGACAATAATTGTTGTTGGCGTCGCGGATAGCGTTGGCGCTCTGATAGAGCACCATGAATCGATACAGCGTTGTACAGAAGAAATATTGATGCCGCGCATGAATAAGGAAGAATTAGTAGAAGTTCTGGACCCGCGCTTAAAGCAGTTAGATTTCACGATAAAAGGAGACGCAAAATGGAAAATCATAAATTTAGCTAAAGGCTTGCCTGCTTACGTCCATGGGCTTGGGAAGCACGCATGTTTAAGCGCAATAACTACCGGTAAACGTCTCAGGATTGAAGAAGCCGATGTTGATACCGCTATAGACGACTTAATAAAAGCATCTGACCAAAGTTTTAAAGACGCATACGAGTCAGCAACGCGCAGCAATCAGCCTGGCAATTTATTAAAACAAGTGCTCACGGCGTGCGCTTTGGCTAGGCCGGATGAAAGCGGGTATTTTACGCCGGTTGCAGTTAAAGAGCCTCTTTCTGACATCCTTGGCCGTCCGATTGAAATCGCCAACTTTCAGAATCATCTGAAAGCCTTCATCGATCCAAAACGAAAAGAGATACTCCAACGGCTTGGGGAGCCTCGAGCGTATCGGTTCAGATTCCGCCAGCCAGCTATGCAGCCGTATGTTTTGATGAAAGCGATGACGGAAAATATTATCGGAGAGGATGCTAAACGGGCTCTTTCTTTCCCTGAACAGGCTGACCTTTTCTCCACCTAG
- a CDS encoding RNA-binding protein, whose translation MPKGPKGQKRPADVIGNAVRVMQIATGEAEEEFDENGKNKAAQELGRKGGKARAEKLTKEQRTEIAKKAAKARWRKGQPVQGKKEPV comes from the coding sequence ATGCCAAAAGGACCAAAGGGCCAGAAGCGCCCCGCCGATGTCATCGGCAACGCCGTCCGCGTCATGCAGATCGCCACGGGCGAAGCCGAGGAAGAATTCGACGAGAACGGCAAGAACAAGGCCGCCCAGGAATTAGGTCGCAAGGGCGGCAAGGCGCGTGCCGAAAAGCTGACGAAGGAACAGCGGACCGAGATCGCAAAAAAGGCAGCTAAGGCTAGGTGGAGAAAAGGTCAGCCTGTTCAGGGAAAGAAAGAGCCCGTTTAG
- a CDS encoding class I SAM-dependent methyltransferase, which translates to MQDSISGDGDVLALQRQYEAFPYPPRDVAAEAGGLSTGSPSHILEIDHYVFAGRRDWSRPFRALVAGGGTGDAAIMLGQQCADIGCPADITYLDLSASSMAIAERRARERGLTNIAFRQGSLLDIATHRWPPFDYIDCCGVLHHLSRPEDGLRALASVLHPEGGIGIMLYGRYGRTGVYDIQEIMRGILRPGEDQALQIPALRALLAQLPGSNRLVRNPVIRHDGDQPDAELVDIFLHRQDRAYTVPEIAALCDSAGMRIESFVPSGRYDPSTFIADESLRQRFAALSSTEKAAAAELIGGNIAKHVFYALPAAAPARRSTLSATAIPVLKHRTGAALAAKITPESAFQARFNDLTVLAAAPPLTAEILRRIDNSASLEDIYFDLTLGRPGIDWHGFISQFQVLYGALHGLLNAMFLRHDPQGSPAVSRKPKP; encoded by the coding sequence GTGCAGGATAGCATTTCCGGCGACGGCGATGTTTTGGCGCTTCAGCGGCAATACGAAGCATTCCCCTATCCGCCGCGCGATGTCGCGGCCGAAGCCGGCGGTCTGTCAACAGGGTCGCCCAGCCATATCCTGGAAATCGATCACTATGTCTTCGCCGGCCGGCGCGACTGGTCGCGACCGTTCCGGGCGCTGGTTGCCGGCGGCGGCACCGGCGACGCCGCCATCATGCTGGGGCAGCAATGCGCCGATATCGGTTGCCCGGCGGATATCACCTATCTTGACCTTTCCGCATCAAGCATGGCGATTGCCGAAAGGCGCGCGCGCGAGCGCGGGCTCACCAATATCGCCTTCCGGCAGGGCAGCCTGCTGGATATCGCAACCCATCGCTGGCCGCCATTCGATTACATCGACTGCTGCGGCGTCCTGCATCACCTGTCCCGGCCGGAGGACGGGCTGCGCGCCCTGGCGTCGGTCCTGCATCCCGAAGGCGGTATCGGCATCATGCTCTACGGTCGCTACGGGCGGACCGGTGTCTACGATATCCAGGAAATCATGCGCGGAATCCTCCGGCCCGGCGAGGACCAGGCGCTGCAAATTCCAGCCTTGCGGGCCTTGCTGGCGCAATTGCCGGGCAGCAACAGGCTGGTCCGAAACCCGGTCATCCGCCATGACGGCGATCAGCCCGACGCGGAACTTGTCGATATCTTCCTGCACCGTCAGGATCGCGCCTATACCGTGCCGGAGATCGCGGCTTTATGTGATTCGGCCGGAATGCGCATCGAATCCTTCGTACCGTCCGGCCGCTACGATCCATCGACCTTCATCGCCGACGAATCCCTGCGCCAGCGTTTTGCCGCCCTGTCATCGACGGAAAAAGCCGCCGCCGCCGAACTGATCGGCGGCAATATCGCCAAGCATGTCTTCTACGCCCTCCCGGCGGCCGCGCCGGCGCGGCGAAGCACCCTGTCCGCCACGGCCATTCCGGTGCTGAAACACCGTACCGGCGCCGCGCTGGCGGCAAAAATAACGCCGGAATCGGCCTTCCAGGCCCGGTTCAACGACCTGACCGTACTCGCCGCCGCACCGCCGCTGACGGCCGAAATCCTGCGCCGTATCGACAATTCCGCCAGTCTGGAGGATATCTATTTCGACCTGACCCTGGGTCGTCCCGGCATCGACTGGCACGGTTTCATATCGCAATTTCAGGTATTGTACGGCGCCCTGCACGGCCTGCTGAATGCCATGTTCCTGCGCCACGACCCACAAGGTTCGCCCGCAGTCAGTCGTAAACCGAAGCCATAG
- a CDS encoding formate dehydrogenase accessory sulfurtransferase FdhD produces MNDFLLKPDPTDTRLTQRISGVDQNGDAMEISVVVERPLTLFLNSREIVTMMTIGDYPEYLAVGYLINQNMLRPEDNILGVDYDDDIDVVVVRTDRETDFEDKLRKKTLTSGCAQGTAFGDLMEKFEDVRLPGAAVLKTSWLYALTRTVNTTPSLYLEAGAIHGCVLAEEDRPLLYMEDVGRHNAIDKIAGYMAMHGISPGDKIFYTTGRLTSEMVIKTVQMGIPILVSRSGFTVWGVELARQAGLTLIGRARGHRFIALSGDERIVYDTDPATVPEESRKARRKASMDETAA; encoded by the coding sequence ATGAACGATTTCCTTCTCAAGCCGGACCCGACGGATACGCGGCTGACGCAACGGATTTCCGGTGTCGATCAGAATGGCGATGCGATGGAAATCTCCGTCGTTGTGGAACGGCCGCTGACGCTGTTTTTGAACTCGCGCGAAATCGTGACCATGATGACCATCGGCGATTATCCTGAGTATCTGGCGGTCGGCTACCTGATCAATCAGAATATGCTGCGCCCGGAGGACAATATCCTCGGCGTCGATTACGACGACGATATCGATGTCGTCGTGGTCCGGACCGACCGGGAAACCGATTTTGAGGACAAGCTGCGCAAGAAGACGCTGACCTCCGGCTGCGCCCAGGGCACGGCCTTCGGCGACCTGATGGAAAAATTCGAGGATGTCCGCCTGCCGGGTGCCGCGGTGCTGAAAACATCATGGCTCTATGCCCTGACGAGGACGGTGAACACCACGCCCAGCCTGTATCTCGAAGCCGGGGCGATCCATGGCTGTGTGCTCGCGGAAGAAGACAGGCCGCTGCTGTATATGGAGGACGTCGGGCGGCATAACGCCATCGACAAGATCGCGGGCTATATGGCGATGCATGGTATTTCGCCGGGCGACAAGATATTCTATACGACGGGGCGGCTGACCTCGGAGATGGTCATCAAGACGGTGCAGATGGGCATTCCTATCCTGGTCTCCCGGTCGGGGTTCACGGTGTGGGGCGTGGAACTGGCGCGGCAGGCGGGGCTGACCCTCATCGGTCGCGCGCGCGGTCATCGATTCATCGCATTGTCCGGCGACGAACGCATCGTCTATGACACCGACCCGGCAACGGTGCCGGAGGAATCACGAAAGGCCCGTCGCAAGGCGAGCATGGACGAGACGGCCGCATGA
- the mobA gene encoding molybdenum cofactor guanylyltransferase MobA produces MSVAGVLLAGGLSRRMGGGDKCLRPLGGETILARIIRCVAPQVGPLALNANGDPSRFSAYGLPVLPDVVSGNAGPLAGVLTGMEWAAAHHPGCDWLASFPTDAPFMPNDLVSSMVAATEREGADMACAASAGRTHPVAGLWPVRLRDALREAMVTEEIRKVDRWTGRYRLAVVDFPVGALDPFFNTNRPEDLEQAAAFLPGLRTGLEKG; encoded by the coding sequence ATGAGCGTTGCCGGCGTACTTTTAGCGGGCGGGCTGTCGCGTCGCATGGGCGGCGGCGACAAATGCCTGCGACCGCTGGGTGGTGAAACGATCCTCGCGCGGATTATCCGGTGCGTCGCGCCGCAGGTTGGTCCGCTGGCCCTGAACGCGAATGGCGATCCGTCCCGGTTTTCCGCCTACGGCCTGCCGGTCCTGCCGGATGTCGTCAGTGGCAATGCCGGCCCGCTGGCGGGTGTCCTGACGGGTATGGAGTGGGCGGCGGCGCATCATCCGGGATGCGACTGGCTGGCGAGTTTTCCGACAGATGCGCCATTTATGCCGAATGACCTTGTCAGCAGCATGGTTGCGGCGACGGAGCGCGAAGGCGCGGACATGGCCTGTGCGGCATCGGCGGGAAGAACGCATCCGGTGGCGGGGCTTTGGCCCGTCCGGCTGCGCGATGCCCTGCGTGAGGCAATGGTGACGGAGGAAATCCGCAAGGTGGATCGCTGGACCGGCAGGTACCGTCTGGCCGTCGTCGATTTTCCCGTCGGGGCGCTTGATCCCTTCTTCAATACCAACCGTCCCGAAGACCTAGAACAGGCGGCGGCTTTCCTGCCCGGGTTACGGACCGGGCTTGAAAAGGGATAG
- a CDS encoding DUF364 domain-containing protein: MNDQVLMNRAGLKHSLYRDLAADVTGRAQRVIVGLNWTLVEGPDGAGLSHTPARGTGGCFSLPDPGGYRGRDLASLAAMVDSDNVFETAIAIAAANAFHNRYDLTGSRKNGLDLIPNGGSDTVIVGRFPGIDQRIPEARVIEREPGPNDYPESAAEILLPECRHLIVTASTMLDGALPRLLSLAPQAYTILLGPGTPMAATLFEHGIDALSGLIVDDIDALSQAVIEGGAVRAMKRHSHNLSLFKPGP, translated from the coding sequence ATGAACGATCAAGTACTGATGAACCGGGCGGGACTGAAACACTCCCTGTACCGGGATCTTGCTGCTGACGTAACCGGCCGGGCGCAACGGGTTATCGTCGGGCTGAACTGGACCCTTGTCGAGGGCCCGGACGGCGCCGGACTGTCCCACACGCCGGCGCGCGGTACCGGGGGCTGTTTCTCGCTGCCCGATCCCGGTGGTTACCGCGGGCGGGATCTCGCGTCGCTCGCCGCGATGGTCGATTCCGACAATGTCTTCGAAACGGCTATTGCCATCGCCGCGGCAAATGCCTTCCACAATCGATACGACCTGACCGGCAGCCGAAAAAACGGCCTCGATCTGATACCAAACGGCGGATCCGACACCGTCATCGTCGGTCGCTTCCCGGGTATCGACCAGCGCATTCCCGAAGCCAGGGTCATTGAACGAGAACCCGGCCCGAACGATTATCCGGAATCCGCCGCCGAAATCCTGTTGCCGGAATGCCGGCACCTGATCGTCACGGCATCGACAATGCTGGATGGCGCCCTGCCCCGGTTGCTGTCGCTTGCGCCACAGGCCTATACAATCCTGTTGGGCCCTGGCACTCCGATGGCCGCGACGCTGTTCGAGCATGGGATCGATGCATTATCCGGCCTGATCGTCGACGATATCGACGCGTTGTCGCAGGCGGTGATCGAAGGCGGCGCCGTCCGCGCCATGAAACGACATTCGCACAATCTATCCCTTTTCAAGCCCGGTCCGTAA
- a CDS encoding IS1 family transposase, which translates to MNKLPLAKRVQILNMLVEGSSMRSISRVVDVSINTVSKALVDAGATCSALHDVHVRDVKAKRVQCDEIWSFTYAKQKNVATAKAAPEQAGDTWTWTALDADSKLIVAYLVGGRDAEYANAFMDDVASRLASRVQMTTDGHKAYLEAIEGAFGADIDYAQLIKMYGNAPESFKGRYSPADCTGIRKRAVEGNPEEKHVSTSYVERQNLTMRMSMRRFTRLTNAFSKKFENHMHMVALYTVWYNFIRIHKTLKVTPAMQAGITDHLWSWEDVISEMDAGAPKPGPRGPYKKR; encoded by the coding sequence ATGAACAAATTGCCCCTCGCAAAGCGCGTCCAAATCCTCAACATGCTGGTTGAGGGTTCCTCCATGCGGTCCATCAGCCGGGTTGTCGATGTTTCGATAAACACGGTCAGCAAGGCGCTTGTTGACGCGGGCGCGACCTGTTCCGCCCTTCACGATGTCCATGTCCGCGACGTGAAGGCCAAGCGCGTGCAGTGCGATGAAATCTGGTCGTTCACCTACGCGAAGCAGAAGAACGTCGCGACGGCGAAAGCCGCGCCGGAACAGGCTGGCGATACTTGGACCTGGACGGCGCTGGATGCCGATAGCAAGCTGATCGTTGCCTATCTCGTTGGCGGGCGCGATGCAGAATACGCAAACGCCTTCATGGATGACGTTGCGTCCCGGCTCGCCAGCCGCGTCCAGATGACGACAGACGGGCACAAGGCGTATCTGGAGGCCATTGAGGGCGCATTCGGTGCCGACATTGATTACGCGCAGTTAATCAAGATGTACGGCAATGCGCCGGAGTCCTTTAAAGGCCGCTACAGCCCCGCCGATTGCACCGGCATTCGCAAACGGGCCGTCGAAGGCAATCCCGAAGAAAAGCACGTCAGCACGTCATATGTAGAGCGTCAGAACCTGACGATGCGTATGAGCATGCGCCGGTTCACGCGACTGACGAACGCGTTCTCGAAAAAATTTGAGAACCATATGCACATGGTTGCGTTGTATACGGTGTGGTACAATTTCATCCGCATCCACAAGACGCTGAAAGTCACCCCTGCCATGCAGGCTGGCATCACGGATCACCTTTGGTCGTGGGAAGACGTGATTTCGGAAATGGACGCAGGGGCTCCGAAGCCGGGTCCACGAGGCCCGTATAAAAAACGATGA